From a region of the Babylonia areolata isolate BAREFJ2019XMU chromosome 25, ASM4173473v1, whole genome shotgun sequence genome:
- the LOC143300026 gene encoding cilia- and flagella-associated protein 100-like, protein MPPDKEIFLLRDRERQRKKQEKLRQRTLRVHEKTTFTSRVKRRPAAMVHASKSEANQMEADKAAADASETQFTLAITRDRHVDKESLAEYIAKKREMFLVQYSLGVKRDEMRKLEEIAQAEERKLELAEQFLEEDASMFDDFLKENDKNSVEAIKVADHEAKCKMEKLHEIKRIQVSIMATSSEICKLEETLLEYKTYKAFLDRITPIELLPDRLRSIAEEKVAAEQKKQELEVHTSTQALVDKLHQPKKKTQSPPQKPDSSLIGQKPRKRSISPRRCGTSLEVLELFFTDPNQVLDIFAELEEQCLSLIQNSQETEETLDDMKQSMRITRTKLNAETKALKEEIEKLHATIQREKDKAKQFQIKTKMYTQAAVVEPSRDDGVETPITIDSVVEQAYRACIGDNDASMSTVEMLTTLEIRLEELFTIMETLPPEEVEAAEKTKEKERRLRMREEKLEQQRKDQEEKVRRALERAKAEPKKMTGRRLVYRSEPPCVRKVKDDSEEIARRKAQEEFDYYFSW, encoded by the exons ATGCCTCCGGACAAAGAGATCTTCCTcctcagagacagggagagacagcgtAAGAAACAG GAGAAACTCCGCCAGAGGACGCTCCGCGTGCACGAGAAGACGACCTTCACCTCCCGCGTCAAGCGCCGGCCAGCCGCCATGGTCCACGCCAGCAAGTCCGAGGCGAACCAGATGGAAGCTGACAAGGCTGCGGCGGACGCGAGCGAGACTCAGTTCACCCTGGCCATCACCAGAG atcGTCATGTGGACAAGGAATCCCTAGCGGAGTACATCGCCAAGAAACGAGAGATGTTCCTGGTGCAG TACTCCCTGGGGGTCAAGCGGGACGAGATGCGGAAGCTGGAGGAGATCGCCCAGGCCGAGGAACGCAAGCTGGAGCTGGCCGAGCAGTTCCTGGAGGAGGACGCCTCCATGTTCGACGACTTCCTCAAGGAGAACGACAAGAACTCGGTGGAGGCCATCAAAGT ggcCGACCACGAGGCCAAGTGCAAGATGGAGAAGCTGCACGAGATCAAAAGGATCCAGGTGTCCATCATGGCCACCAGCTCCGAGATCTGCAAACTGGAAGAGACGCTGTTGGAATACAAGACCTACAAGGCCTTCCTGGACAGGATCACCCCCATT GAACTCCTCCCGGACAGACTGAGAAGCATAGCGGAGGAGAAGGTGGCTGCGGAACAGAAGAAGCAGGAGTTGGAGGTGCACACCTCTACGCAGGCGCTGGTGGATAAGTTACATCAGCCCAAGAAGAAGACACAGTCACCGCCACAGAAACCGGACAGCTCGCTGATTGGGCAGAAGCCCCGGAAACGATCCATCTCACCCAGAAGGTGCGGGACTAGTCTA gagGTGCTGGAGCTGTTCTTCACGGACCCCAACCAGGTGCTGGACATCTTCGCAGAGCTGGAGGAGCAGTGTCTGTCCCTGATCCAGAACAGTCAGGAGACTGAGGAAACCCTGGACGATATGAAGCAGTCCATGAGGATCACCAGGACGAAACT gaatGCGGAGACGAAAGCACTAAAGGAAGAGATCGAGAAACTGCACGCCACcattcagagagagaaggacaaagccAAGCAGTTCCAGATAAAAACCAA GATGTACACCCAGGCAGCAGTGGTGGAGCCCTCGAGAGACGACGGTGTGGAGACACCCATCACCATTGACAGCGTTGTGGAGCAGGCCTACAGGGCCTGTATTGGGGACAATGATGCCAGTATGAG CACGGTGGAGATGCTGACCACTTTGGAGATCCGCCTGGAGGAGTTGTTCACCATCATGGAGACCCTCCCTCCTGAGGAGGTGGAGGCTGCTGAAaag acgaaGGAGAAGGAGCGGAGGCTGAGGATGCGGGAGGAGAAGCTGGAGCAGCAGAGGAAGGACCAGGAGGAGAAGGTCCGCCGAGCTCTGGAGAGGGCCAAGGCAGAGCCCAAGAAAATG acTGGCCGCAGACTGGTGTACCGATCAGAACCGCCGTGTGTCCGAAAAGTGAAAGACGACAGCGAGGAGATTGCCCGAAGAAAGGCCCAGGAAGAGTTCGACTACTACTTCAGCTGGTAG